The segment GAACAGAGCAAAAGGAGAGAGAAACCGCAATTCAACTGTGGAAGCTCCGTTAATCTATCGATCTTTTTTTTCGGTGTAAATAATCTATCGATCTTCATTAATACTTCTACATTAGATATCCAAGTTTTGAGTCTCAAAAAGACAAAttatacaaattaataaaaacatactTACAAAATATCTTTATCATGGTGTAAAGAGTATTGTCAAACGTATATAATTGTCTAGTGTAAAATCGTTTATAATGTGTCCcaaaatttataattacataattattcagcacaaaataaaaatcatcagAATTTGTTTATATTAATGGAATGGTTGCTTTATTTATAGTTCAGATTTTGCGTTTCATGCAACCAAAAGCATGTTTACACATCCAGGATATATATAGACTCTAAAAGGTACATGTACAAAACAGTTGACAGAAACCAAATGGTCCAAATGTTCTTCAAGTTGAAAGTTGAAACTAGTAATTCGCGAGGTGTATATGTTTTTCACCATACAcagcaaaaaccaaaaaaaagtttaaaatcgTACAAAATTTCTTcaagttaaaaaaacatttcaataatattttgttttgtactaGTATTGAAAAGAACAAATCCTCATGGTCGACAAGAGGACGTGTCTCTCTCCGTTTGTCACGCACGTTAGTCTTTTTTTGCATTCTTCTTTACTTGCAAACCTTAAAATTTGAAGGGTTCGATTGAACAATGTCTTTAGTTTTGGGTATTtataagcaaaaacaaaaaccattgAGACTactttataatttcaaaaagtttagtaTCTGAGTTAGTTGAACAGATCCAACGGCCCGTATATTAGCAGCATCAAACCATCCTAGGGTTACCACTAATCCCAAAAATCAAATCGAGCGTccagagagaagaaagaagaagaagcatccATGGAGACTGAGAGGGAAAAGCATGTTTACTTGGCCAAGCTCTCTGAGCAAACCGAGCGATACGATGGTATGAACCGTCTTCGATCCTTAGATCTCTACTGTTCCGACCAAAAAAAATGAACAGACCAAATGTGTCCGAAACTcagatccttttttttttgctcctATGAATATTTTTGGTTCGTCTAGTTTTGTTTTTGCACACTCTCAGGGATTTGTCTTCTCTAGGATGTTACTTGATCTAGTTTTAGACGAGCTCTTGAGTAATCCTCTTACCATGTGTCTGTGCTAATCAGATCACATGTAGACTAAACATTTGCTTGGACCCTCAACATTTTAGtagtttattaattaatatatataaatgaaacaatttttctaaaaatcggtttagaTGTCCGCttaattaaaaatcttatataaagCGCCTAATTAATCATTTATCCCTCATATGAATTAGAACAAAAAGATATGTATTATTATAGCTTCAAACTCCATTAATCTCAGGTTCTGTTATGGTGCTAATACGTTGGTGGATAGTTTGAAAtaactttttatgtttttttttgaaattgatGTTTGCAGAGATGGTTGAGGCGATGAAGAAAGTAGCTCAGCTTGATGTGGAGCTCACGGTAGAGGAGAGGAACCTTGTGTCTGTAGGGTACAAGAACGTGATTGGGGCAAGGAGAGCTTCGTGGAGAATACTATCATCCATCGAGCAGAAGGAAGAGTCCAAGGGGAACGAGGAGAATGTCAAGAGGATTCAGAACTATCGAAAGAAAGTTGAAGACGAGCTTGCTAAAGTTTGTAATGACATCTTGTCTGTCATCGATAAACATCTCATTCCGTCGTCTACTGCTGTGGAGTCCACTGTGTTTTTCTACAAAATGTGAGTCATCCTTTCTTATGTTTTGTCCTAAAAATGAAGTTGTTTAATGGGTCTGAGATTCATGAGTACTTTTGTATATAGGAAAGGAGATTATTATCGATATCTGGCAGAGTTCAGTTCTGGTGCTGAACGCAAGGAAGCCGCAGATCAGTCTCTTGAGGCATATAAGGTATACTTGGATCATGTTCtgtcttgtttatttttttagtttttggttgtTTGTACCTTCCCTCTTAATTATGAAGCTGAACAATATGTTTGGTAATGGCGGATGTAGGCTGCTGTTGCTGCTGCGGAGACTGGATTGGCACCAACACATCCAGTTAGACTCGGCTTGGCGTTGAACTTTTCTGTTTTCTACTATGAGATCTTAAACTCTCCTGAaaggttttgatttgttttggaGATATCATACAACAGAATCGGATTGTGTCACTTTCTAACAGTTTGAAACTATGTGTTGTGCAGCGCATGTCAATTGGCTAAGCAAGCATTCGACGATGCAATAGCTGAACTTGACAGCCTGAACGAGGAATCATACAAGGACAGCACTCTTATCATGCAGCTACTTAGAGACAATCTCACCTTGTGGACTTCAGACCTCCCTGAGGAAGGAggttatctttttattttaatatgtatcTCCCTATCTGCCTCTCTTGACAATCTTAGCTCAAtcttaactttttattttatcttttgttgTTGTCTTAGACGAGCGAGCCAAAGGTGATGAGCCTCAGGAAGAGGTATGAGAAGCCATTTttgttaaatagttttaaagcttaattttaaaaagagtaTATGTTCATGGAAGTACTGAATCATTGCAGAACTGAAGTCCTGACTCCTCTGTGAGATGAGAAACAACTCTTGATGCAAGCCTCGTTTGCTCTAgattgtgtatttttttttttattttgtctttGTTGATGATGTTTTCAGATCTTTGACGTACTGCACTTGAACACTGCGTATCTTCAACTCTTATCACTTATTAGTTTGCTTCTTTGTTGTTGAATTGATACACAATGCATTTTGGGTTTTGCTTTCCACACTTAGTAACGAACTAAGAACTTTTAAGTAGTCAAATATAAATGTCATACAAACAGCAAATATTTGTTTAACAAATTCAAACctaatacaaaagtatttttcACATAATTAAAAGATAAACCTAATAAGAACCAACCAATAATAACACTATCCCATCACCTCACCAACTCATTTTCCTCTGCTTTGTCTTTTAAACCCCACAAATTTACACAAACAACGAATCCATTATAAAGCTATAGCAAGAAGCTGTGTCagaaactgaaacaaaatcATCACATTCGATTCCAGCGCAACCAGCTTGTCCCTGATGAATCTTGATTGAAAATGTAACCAGTCCACTCAATAGTTTGTCATCTGAATCGGACCACGACACAAGATATGTCGTCTTTGCTCTCTCTTCTCAATGCTTCAGCTGTTAGTTCCTTGGCCGCCTTCTGTGGATCTTTCACCCTCCTAGCTatctccattgcctcttcatttGACATCACCTTCATTTCAACAAATCAGTTAACAAAACAGATTAAcactttttataataatatacacaagaagaagaataagatgCCATTTCATTACCTTCCAAATGCCATCACTTGCCAGGACAAGAACATCTGTCTGGCTATCAACATAAGCATCTGTAATATCAGGCTCTGAACTCAGATGCGTCTTAAGTCCCTTATCTCCAAAGGCACGAGACACCGCTAACTGACCATTCACTCGAGGAACATcacctattaaaaaatcacaactCATTTTTACACACATAATCAAGAAATGGTTCAACTCATCAGATGATTTTCTCTGTTTACCTGGTAGATTGGATACAAATCCACCTCTATTCTCAATACTCGACCTTTCAGCACGAGGCTCGTGATCAGTACTCATCTGCATTGTCCTACCTCCTTGAGAAAGAAGCGCTCGCGAATCGCCAACGTTAGCTATCCACAACCTCCTCCCGTTAATCAGTATAGCTGTAACAGCCGTAGAACCACCACGACCCAAGTCAGAACTGTTAGAGAGAATGGCTTGGTCTGTCTTCTCATAAGCCTTTTGTATAGACCTTCGAGGATCAACCCAAAACTCTccctaaacaaaaacaaaaaaacatataattacaCACAATCTCTTAAAACCACCGAACCTGAGCATAGTCTAGTGAATCATTGATTTATGACCcccaaatttatatatataaaccctTATTAAATTGTAACCACCAAAATCTCAGGACCGGCCCTGACCGCGAGATAAGAGAGTGAAGTAATAATCTTTTTTGTTTACCTCCTTGAGGATATTGGAGAAGAGGTGTTTCTGCAAGTAGGCAGGGACAGTGGGACCCATGTGACCGTCATAGATAGCGAAAAGACCAAGTTCATGGTCTTGGACGTTGATGAAGTTAGCGACGTGATAATCCTCCATGGGATGGTTAGCTTTGCCTTTGACTAGACTAAAGCCGTACTTGACCAAACCTTCACCACTTCTTCCTTTACCAGATCGAGATGATGATTGTCCTCCCACAACCTTTTAAATTAACCAAACCAAGAAAGCTAAAGCTCATAACTTTACACTTTATAACAGAACAAACATTGCAGAAACACTTGAAAACACACATCAATcctaaaaaaaagggacaaACAATTAAATCAatctcaaaattaaaaaaaaaaaaaaagtacctCGGAAGAGGAAGGGAAGCAACAAAATTTTCCCATTTGAAATCGAAGAATATTGTTATGTCTTCAAAATTCACGAAGCAGAATCAAAACCTGGAAAAAAATTGGGGATAATCATCATTCAGCTGCTCGTATAAACAAATCGAAAAAGGGTGAGTCTTTACCTGGaaataaaaaccctaatttgTGTTCAATCGCAAAGACAAATCTACGAGTCTTCTCTGCGACCAAGTCTCGTTAATGTCTTTTTTCTACGcgaaattttgtttatatatattgattgagtgaagaaacaaaaataataaataaaaatgagagCTATCTGTATTTTCCTGAACATTGCATTGGCGTGCTCTATAAATGTTATGTATTTGCTTACGCCCCATTACTatgtaaacttaattttatgaCCAGAAAGACTTCATTCTTGGCGTCCATTGTTTTATCAATACATTATAAATTTGAGTTTACCtttcaattttcttttgttttggtaaTGAGTTTCATAAATACGTATAATGTACTAGTTGATGGTCtggactaatatatatatatatatatacctaataatttttataaaagaataaattataaaattagatacacattttaaattaatattttaaattataaaatttcaatattcaTATTGATAATCAATGCATtatactataatattttgtttcatagttttatttattaaatgtaaattttgGATCAAAATTTTTTCTATAgtaataatcaaattaggatacTTGGATTTGAAATTAAACATATTATATTAGTAGAGTGAAAAGAAATCCAGTGTcattaaaatgattataaaagATCACAATCCATAAAACATCAACAAAATAACAATAGCCaacaaacattatatattttctataatttagattttgaaaacaGTGAGATAAAACcacaaaactaataaataacACAAAATTATCTCTATATTCTCttagattatatttatattatgtttattatttGTCAAAAAATTTAGtgctatttaaaattttaatcctagttTTCCATGCttccatatatatttttaatattttagttaatttccatttcatagtttatataatactaattttattttgattttaaatatattattttgatagCATTTGTGATTTTACGGATAACATAAATTCATTTGTGATTTTGATGGTCGTcataaaaagatacaaattaatttattttaagttagaaatatgattttttaatattaataatttccAAAAAGAATAATAGAAACTGATTATAATATTagtcattaaaatcataaaccaaatGTAAGATACAcataattatgatattattggtagatattgttaatatttatttattaattaaatgttttaaatatcaTATAGAATAGGCTAATGTCTATTAATTGTCTTAAATATCatgctaaatatatatattaaaataaatttaaataataatattaattaaactaaagACTTATCCTAATCATGAGAAAGATGACAAGTAAGAAAATTTATTTCACAACTAATAATATAGATTGATTAGGATGTGAATATGCAATATGAATTGTTAGACAAAAGTGTAAATGTAAATgaaattagagaaaaaaaatgggGATATATGGAGCAAGGAGTGGTCtggttaattaaatataattaataattgtaaatatataatttttattttaaaaatttaggtaCCCATTTGGTTCTTAATTCGGTTTCAATTTCTTGGTTTTGGAGATATatgatatgttcggttatttataatttttcgttcaattttggtttcaattttttttagtttagtgCGGTTCGCTATTCTGAATAAGTGTTTCAAAATTATACATTACTTATATAGAAAttcattaaaaatcatttaatttcaaaaataaactcGTGTTTccgctagtttttttttttataaagccatcaatttaaaattaaatgattGGCATGTTGGCATGTTGGCTTCTTTCTTCCTTCGCATTTTGTCATGTCATTTAAAAGGTACATTTTCACGCCAACTTTAATGCGTGATATTAGCCGTCTTcgtgaaggaaaaaaaaaatcattaactcGTTTACCCGATTTGGATTTTGGTGGCTTAAAGGATTGCGCGTGAAGACTAGCCTTTTGATGTTACCGTGATGACTTGACTGATATGGACCGTaatgaagttttgaaaagttaAGGTATCCTAGTGAGAAAAGAGGTATCTTAAGCTTACCATAAGCAGAATCTCAACGTATCAACGAACGAATACGACAAGAAACTTGAAAGGGTCAAACCTCAAACGTTTGGACGCGCTTTCTTTTTAGCCATCTTTCTATTTTGGTTGATGATTCCCACACGTTTCATGACTTTTTGACCCTTAAATTAGGTTTTAAAATTAGACACATCACTAGCTAAAGCTAGTTCTTTATACTACGGCCgggtaaacaaataaaaatgattaaaaaaacatattttaaattttaataaaattaaattagttttaattataatgttcattatttttattaataactatttttttcttttagaaattatatatttgttactgtattaaaacaaatatatctattttacGGTGTTCACAATGTTTACTTTTCTTGTATTTAATTTAtccttaaattttataattctaacaattataaaaagaaaagccaatttattatcttttttctttaaaaataagcAAGTAgcataaaatatgatattaattGTTGAtgtttagtatttataaataacatgttgggttatatatttatgaattattatatttgagaaaaattatatttatgttgtttttatgtttcttcAAACTCACATCAACAaacatttgataaaaaaataagtcCGCAgctgttttcctttttttaccATCAAAATCTAGgctaaactaataaaaaatagaaaatcatAACTATTTGATGTATTGTTAGCTATGAAGATTATTTATAGAGAATTAGGAtaggcccgccctacgggcgggaagtaagaaaaaaatatttaatttattctcaacttgaaaatgattttaaatatatttgttattcagttttgttatttttattggaAATCATATGCTTATCTAGCTaataaagaaattttatttttattttatatactggCATTATTCAAAATTGCGGTTGAGATtcacatatatgtttttttctcttttatatattgttagtattttttttacattctcTTTGAAAtccaatattattttaaattatgtaaaaagtaaaatttaccTATTATTTTTTCGCTTAGagatttacatattttatagttatcAAATAAACCATATCATCCAAAATAGTAAGGactttctaaaaaatattattgtttagttttcAAGGGATAATTAgtgattatattattttgatttcctttatttttttggtgGAACTATGATTAGTTAAAATTAAAGCAAGTTTACCCACCACAAAAGAAGGTCAAGTTTATAGTGAAAACACCTGATTTTGCAGAAGATACCTGATTTTGCCACTGCATCAGCCACTGCATTACATAATCTAGGAATACGATATAAAAATCAAACTTTAAAGAATCTGATAAAATGGTAAATACCACTAATATCTTTGCTGAGTCCTTAGCTTAGCAGAATTCCAAGTTTCTAACTAACAACGGTGAATTAGACGATAGGAATGCCTTAAAATCCAGATAAAAATCTGAATACTTTGTCTATCATTAGGAAGAATACAAtacttataaaaaatacataaatgatATGACGGAGCTGTTTTCATTTGAGGCATGAACCTAAAACATTCTTTgaatcaagaaaaaaatctaaaacatattttgtttaCACTATTTGACAGAACACAACTTTCAAAATAATCAACGGAGCTGCTTTCATTTGATGCATGATGAGTGATACCTACAAATAAGTAGGTTCATCTTTCAGATTCATCATAGCTAAGTCAATCTCCTCTCTAGATCATCCACTTCAGTAGATTCCAAGCTGCAAGAATATTTGAACACTGAAAAGAATGAGTTATCTATTTCTGGTAAACTTAATATATTAAAGTAAGCAAAATAGATTGTATTTCTTGTTCTTCATTATATTCCTGGTAAACTTAATAGATCAAagtaaccaaaatataaaagtaagaaaacaaatatacaTGACGTTGTTTTAGTTTTGAAAGTCATCACTTTCCCtagttatataatataaaaacgttacttttttgaacattatataaacgttattttaaataaatgtattGCCGTTccccaaaaaaataataatagatgtATTGTCTTTGCGTAAATTTGTAGTGTGAAGAGTGCAACGAAGGGAGGAGGACTTGAGACCGAAGACGTAAGCAACTCTGCTGCATCTCCAAACGCATCCCCAACTTTCTCTCCTGTGTTTTCGATCAGTGTTTTGGTTGTCGCGTTTAAGGTGGTTCAACGCCTTTGGTGAAAGCTGTGCGGATCTGATTTTAACAACAGCATCGTTCGATTCATctaagagaaagaagagatcaTCAACCGAAGATGATAGGAAGAAAGAGTTAATTAGTCCGAGATGATTGTTTTTAGAACGGCTAAAAGCTTGTGTGTGTCCTAAAGTTCTAATGATCTGAGATCCACCTGAGCAGCAGCTGCCTCTGAGAATGTTTTGAGATATTTCAGCTTCATTGCTAGCAGAAACCTTGGCTTCCTGCATCGCATCTACTATAATTTTTGTGAATGACATGAGCTCATCTTCTTCCACATGCAGTGCACATTTCAATTCTGAACTTAAGGGTCAAAGTGTAATAATAGAGACTTTTGGGTGATGTCATTAAGgacgaattaaaaaaaaaatggttagcTGTGTCCTAAATAATCGCTTTATGTGAGTGAAATCGACGAACAGATATAGCGTTGGAGGAAAAAATAGTAGCTTCTAATAGAAACATAAGAAGCACTACAAAATCATAGCTTCTAATACATTGGATATTTCAATTCAAAACTTAAGAATCAAAGTATAACACAGAAACTATTTGGATGATATCATCAAGGagcattaaaaaattaaagctaGCAGTGTTCAAACCGTGGCTTCTAATATGAAGCTGGTAAGCACATAGATGGAAAAATACTCAACACATACAAAACTACCTCACAGCTTTAATGGTAGACTCTCCACCTAACTCTTTGCTTTCATCGAATACAACCTTTGGTGACGGAGGCAACCAATCGTCATCACCTGCTACAATCACTTTcacatcttcatctttctttacAATCTACATAAAAGCAATTATTAaatgtttcagaaaaaaaaaggtgtGGTTTTTACTAATCCATACAAAGATTCAAGTTCCAATAAGGTTATTGATAAGACCAAAACTAAGGACACGTAAACAGAACAAAGAACAACCGCAAGGATCAAACAACAGTTTCAGGTATTCCATAGCCTTTAAGCATATCAACTTTTTTTCTCCCATC is part of the Brassica rapa cultivar Chiifu-401-42 chromosome A09, CAAS_Brap_v3.01, whole genome shotgun sequence genome and harbors:
- the LOC103869057 gene encoding 14-3-3-like protein GF14 epsilon, encoding METEREKHVYLAKLSEQTERYDEMVEAMKKVAQLDVELTVEERNLVSVGYKNVIGARRASWRILSSIEQKEESKGNEENVKRIQNYRKKVEDELAKVCNDILSVIDKHLIPSSTAVESTVFFYKMKGDYYRYLAEFSSGAERKEAADQSLEAYKAAVAAAETGLAPTHPVRLGLALNFSVFYYEILNSPESACQLAKQAFDDAIAELDSLNEESYKDSTLIMQLLRDNLTLWTSDLPEEGDERAKGDEPQEEN
- the LOC103869058 gene encoding probable protein phosphatase 2C 9 isoform X2, encoding MGKFCCFPSSSEVVGGQSSSRSGKGRSGEGLVKYGFSLVKGKANHPMEDYHVANFINVQDHELGLFAIYDGHMGPTVPAYLQKHLFSNILKEGEFWVDPRRSIQKAYEKTDQAILSNSSDLGRGGSTAVTAILINGRRLWIANVGDSRALLSQGGRTMQMSTDHEPRAERSSIENRGGFVSNLPGDVPRVNGQLAVSRAFGDKGLKTHLSSEPDITDAYVDSQTDVLVLASDGIWKLIC
- the LOC103869058 gene encoding probable protein phosphatase 2C 9 isoform X1, which produces MGKFCCFPSSSEVVGGQSSSRSGKGRSGEGLVKYGFSLVKGKANHPMEDYHVANFINVQDHELGLFAIYDGHMGPTVPAYLQKHLFSNILKEGEFWVDPRRSIQKAYEKTDQAILSNSSDLGRGGSTAVTAILINGRRLWIANVGDSRALLSQGGRTMQMSTDHEPRAERSSIENRGGFVSNLPGDVPRVNGQLAVSRAFGDKGLKTHLSSEPDITDAYVDSQTDVLVLASDGIWKVMSNEEAMEIARRVKDPQKAAKELTAEALRRESKDDISCVVVRFR